In Nitrospira sp., the following proteins share a genomic window:
- a CDS encoding GDSL-type esterase/lipase family protein: MTRTLRSAFVLLLFALSIWASFSAATVFALDRDVPAIVPAPQTAGWWMPQHERNVARVRQGEVDLLMIGDSITQGWGDEGRRVWERYYAHRRAVNLGFNSDRTEQVLWRLQRGEIDGIHPKVAVVLIGTNNSGTRNDPSEETAAGVQAIVTLLRAKLPETKILLLGIFPRGAAARDSLRLSNGSINDRLRGFADGQHLVYLDLGHLFLDRDGRLKRDLMPDLLHPNEQGYQVWAEGMEAQLKTLMGE, from the coding sequence ATGACGCGCACGCTCCGGTCTGCCTTCGTTCTGCTTCTCTTTGCCCTTTCCATCTGGGCGAGTTTTTCGGCTGCGACTGTTTTTGCCCTTGATCGTGACGTTCCCGCCATTGTTCCCGCTCCACAGACGGCCGGCTGGTGGATGCCTCAACATGAGCGCAATGTGGCGCGCGTGCGACAGGGGGAGGTGGATCTCCTCATGATCGGCGATTCCATCACGCAGGGGTGGGGCGACGAGGGGCGGCGGGTGTGGGAGCGCTACTATGCCCATCGCCGGGCGGTGAACTTGGGATTCAACAGCGACCGGACTGAGCAGGTCTTGTGGCGGTTGCAGCGCGGAGAGATTGACGGCATCCACCCGAAGGTGGCGGTGGTCCTGATCGGCACGAACAACTCAGGGACGAGGAACGACCCGTCGGAGGAGACGGCTGCCGGGGTGCAGGCGATTGTGACGCTCTTGCGAGCGAAGCTCCCGGAGACCAAGATTCTGCTGCTCGGCATCTTCCCGCGAGGCGCGGCGGCGCGCGATTCACTTCGGCTCTCGAACGGATCGATCAATGATCGTCTTCGCGGATTCGCCGACGGTCAGCACCTGGTTTATCTGGATCTCGGGCATTTGTTCCTGGATCGAGACGGGCGCCTGAAGCGAGACCTCATGCCGGATCTGCTGCACCCCAATGAACAGGGCTATCAAGTCTGGGCCGAAGGCATGGAAGCGCAGCTCAAGACGTTGATGGGAGAGTGA
- a CDS encoding BsuBI/PstI family type II restriction endonuclease, with product MPANKSHSKSANRKCRLAETIAVLTALQFNPKQRNETAAYTLLALLDLRPDISWADGQAPLRGITPIIDFIAKIYGVRYAPNTRETIRDDAVKFFVAAGLLLRNPDDPKRPTNSGKTVYQIEPSALALLRKVGTGEWQPALKKYLASREDLTNEIARTRHLTRVPVTLPDGSQVALSPGGQNPLIKSIIEHFCATFAQGGVVLYIGDTENKFVHLEAKHLAALGVELNSAAKIPDVIVHDKAKNWLLLIEAVTSAGPVDGKRRKELKQLFAGCKAGLVFVTVFESRRVMQSFLSYIAWESEVWIAEDPDHMIHFNGERFLGPYPDAIPKRDTKK from the coding sequence ATGCCTGCAAATAAATCACACAGCAAATCCGCCAACAGAAAGTGCCGTCTCGCCGAAACGATCGCCGTACTAACGGCCTTACAGTTTAATCCCAAGCAACGAAACGAGACTGCCGCCTATACGCTCCTAGCCCTCCTCGATCTACGGCCAGATATTTCGTGGGCAGACGGACAAGCTCCACTCCGTGGCATCACCCCTATAATTGATTTCATCGCCAAGATATACGGTGTCCGCTATGCACCCAACACACGTGAAACAATTCGCGATGACGCCGTCAAATTCTTCGTAGCGGCAGGCTTACTCCTTCGTAATCCCGATGACCCCAAGCGTCCCACAAATAGTGGGAAGACGGTGTATCAAATAGAGCCATCGGCATTAGCCTTACTACGCAAGGTTGGAACCGGTGAGTGGCAACCGGCCTTAAAGAAGTACCTCGCTAGCCGGGAAGATCTAACCAACGAGATTGCCAGAACGAGACACTTGACTCGCGTACCCGTCACGCTTCCCGATGGTTCGCAGGTCGCTCTTTCCCCTGGCGGCCAAAATCCACTGATCAAGTCGATCATTGAGCATTTCTGTGCAACGTTCGCTCAAGGCGGGGTGGTGCTGTATATCGGCGACACGGAAAACAAATTCGTTCATCTTGAGGCGAAACACTTGGCCGCGCTGGGAGTTGAATTGAATTCCGCCGCGAAGATTCCTGACGTGATCGTCCACGACAAGGCAAAGAACTGGCTGTTGCTTATCGAGGCCGTGACCAGTGCGGGACCTGTTGATGGAAAACGCCGTAAAGAGCTAAAGCAACTGTTCGCTGGATGCAAAGCCGGATTGGTTTTTGTGACTGTTTTTGAAAGCCGCCGCGTTATGCAATCCTTCTTGTCGTATATCGCCTGGGAATCAGAGGTTTGGATCGCCGAAGATCCCGACCACATGATCCACTTCAACGGCGAGCGTTTCCTTGGCCCTTATCCGGACGCAATACCAAAGCGAGACACAAAAAAGTAA
- a CDS encoding DUF5615 family PIN-like protein codes for MPEPLTVLLDQNVPRAIAQWLRTRRPHWTIHHTSDVALSGQPDEEIFIWAQSRQAVIITFDEDFADQRSFPVGSHAGIIRLHVWPTTIEETQEALHRLLGEIPDAELARALVIVDRDAIRIRRPQ; via the coding sequence GTGCCTGAGCCGCTCACCGTCCTGCTCGATCAAAACGTTCCCCGGGCCATAGCGCAGTGGCTTCGCACCCGTCGCCCTCACTGGACGATTCACCACACCTCAGATGTCGCCTTGTCCGGACAGCCTGATGAAGAGATCTTCATCTGGGCGCAGAGCCGACAAGCCGTCATCATCACCTTCGATGAAGATTTCGCGGATCAGAGATCCTTTCCAGTCGGCTCCCATGCCGGCATTATTCGACTCCATGTTTGGCCGACAACGATTGAGGAAACCCAGGAAGCACTTCACCGGCTTCTCGGGGAAATACCGGATGCGGAGCTGGCTCGAGCACTGGTGATCGTTGACCGTGACGCCATCAGAATCAGACGGCCCCAATAG
- a CDS encoding DUF1810 domain-containing protein yields the protein MADVYNLHRFLNAQERVYDTVLAELRAGTKSSHWIWFIFPQIAGLGRSGTAQQFAITSLDEAKAYLQHPLLGFRLRECTQLILDVDGRSAEEIFGYPDLLKFRSCMTLFSTATTDNALFNAALLKHFHGKPDQSTLDILAQQTS from the coding sequence ATGGCCGATGTTTACAATCTCCACCGCTTTCTCAACGCGCAAGAGCGCGTCTATGACACAGTCCTTGCTGAGCTGCGGGCCGGGACAAAGTCGAGTCACTGGATCTGGTTCATCTTTCCTCAGATCGCCGGTCTTGGTCGCAGTGGCACAGCGCAGCAGTTCGCCATCACTTCCCTCGATGAGGCCAAGGCCTATCTGCAACACCCCCTCTTAGGTTTCAGACTCAGAGAATGTACGCAGCTTATTCTCGATGTGGATGGACGCAGCGCTGAGGAGATCTTCGGCTATCCGGACCTTCTCAAATTCCGGTCCTGCATGACCTTGTTTTCGACCGCGACCACCGACAACGCCCTCTTCAACGCCGCCCTCCTCAAACATTTCCACGGCAAGCCCGACCAATCGACACTTGATATCCTGGCACAGCAAACGTCCTAG
- a CDS encoding DUF433 domain-containing protein — MRYDRISIDPHICSGKPCIRGTRIMVTNILGLIAGGYTNDQILQTYPELTREDVASALDYASHVIDEDKVIPRA, encoded by the coding sequence ATGCGCTACGATCGAATCAGCATCGATCCCCACATCTGCAGCGGAAAGCCGTGCATCCGAGGGACTCGGATCATGGTGACGAATATTCTTGGCTTGATAGCAGGCGGCTACACGAACGATCAGATTCTCCAAACCTATCCGGAGCTCACCCGTGAGGATGTGGCATCGGCGTTAGACTATGCCAGCCACGTAATCGATGAAGACAAAGTGATTCCCCGTGCCTGA
- a CDS encoding Eco57I restriction-modification methylase domain-containing protein yields MSNATLTDARKRQGEIGQFLTPLPVADFMASLFGPLPDTVRLLDAGAGAGALTASFVSQVCKRRGTVRAIDATLYESDPFIQDALSNTMRDCKQACKTAGIQFTFAIHEADFIQEMAPLLGEHLFALSPPTFDAAIANPPYRKISIDSAERRALRTAGIETSNLYTGFIALIQKLLAPTGQIVGITPRSFCNGPYFRPFREDFLGNLELHQLHVFESRNAAFRNDSVLQENIIFHAVKGRNQPRDLVISSSSGEHGDVVTESVLAFDEVVHPHDKEKFIHIPSSPSHTAAKKSMGGLQASLASLGISVSTGRVVDFRLKNSLRQEAQKGTAPLVYPCHFDAGKVRWPKAPSRKPNAILVNDDTRPWLVPSGVYLLTKRFTSKEERRRLVACLFDPDSVEAEWLGFENHLNYFHVNGQGLERNLAVGLFAFLNSTVVDQYFRRFSGHTQVNASDLRKLPYPDRDTLLAIGRNMTALDLSQTDIDKHVSTHLHACK; encoded by the coding sequence ATGTCTAACGCTACCCTCACAGATGCTCGGAAACGGCAAGGAGAGATTGGCCAATTCCTCACGCCTCTACCTGTGGCGGACTTCATGGCCTCGTTGTTCGGGCCCCTTCCTGACACGGTGCGCTTGCTGGATGCTGGGGCAGGAGCGGGAGCCCTGACCGCATCGTTCGTTTCACAGGTGTGCAAACGACGAGGTACCGTTCGCGCCATCGACGCCACGCTCTATGAAAGTGACCCCTTCATTCAAGATGCGCTCTCCAACACCATGCGGGACTGCAAACAGGCCTGCAAAACAGCCGGGATTCAATTCACCTTTGCCATCCATGAGGCCGACTTTATTCAAGAAATGGCCCCGTTGCTTGGTGAACATTTATTCGCGCTGTCTCCGCCCACCTTCGATGCAGCGATTGCGAATCCGCCCTACCGGAAGATCAGCATCGATTCAGCCGAACGACGTGCGTTGCGCACCGCCGGAATCGAAACAAGCAACCTCTACACAGGGTTTATAGCCCTCATTCAGAAACTGCTAGCTCCTACAGGGCAGATTGTTGGCATCACACCACGAAGCTTTTGCAACGGGCCCTACTTTCGCCCGTTCCGCGAGGACTTCCTGGGCAATCTGGAGCTTCACCAGCTCCATGTTTTTGAATCCCGCAATGCCGCTTTCCGAAATGACAGCGTGTTACAAGAGAATATTATCTTTCATGCAGTAAAGGGTCGAAACCAGCCACGAGATCTAGTGATCTCCAGCAGCAGCGGAGAACATGGAGACGTGGTTACAGAATCGGTACTGGCGTTCGATGAAGTAGTCCATCCACATGACAAAGAAAAGTTTATCCACATTCCTTCGTCACCCTCGCACACAGCGGCTAAGAAAAGCATGGGCGGCCTCCAGGCAAGCCTTGCCTCTCTGGGCATCTCCGTATCGACCGGACGTGTTGTAGACTTTCGCCTCAAGAATTCTCTGAGACAGGAAGCCCAAAAGGGGACCGCGCCTCTCGTCTATCCCTGCCATTTCGACGCGGGCAAGGTGCGCTGGCCGAAGGCCCCATCTCGCAAACCAAATGCTATTCTCGTCAATGACGACACTCGCCCATGGCTTGTACCTTCCGGCGTGTATCTGCTTACGAAGCGCTTTACATCTAAAGAAGAACGTCGCCGCCTCGTCGCCTGCCTATTCGACCCAGACAGCGTAGAGGCAGAGTGGCTTGGATTCGAGAACCATCTGAACTATTTTCACGTCAATGGACAAGGACTCGAACGTAATCTTGCCGTTGGGCTCTTTGCATTCCTGAACTCTACAGTTGTCGATCAATACTTTCGCCGTTTCAGCGGACATACCCAAGTGAACGCAAGCGATCTTCGGAAGCTGCCCTATCCTGACCGCGACACCTTACTCGCAATTGGTCGCAACATGACCGCGCTCGATCTATCCCAAACAGACATCGACAAACACGTCTCTACCCATCTCCATGCCTGCAAATAA